In Papaver somniferum cultivar HN1 chromosome 1, ASM357369v1, whole genome shotgun sequence, a genomic segment contains:
- the LOC113284419 gene encoding putative clathrin assembly protein At1g03050: MGGQSKIVKALGAVKDQTSISLAKVSNDDAVLADIDVAIVKATRHEECPADERHVREILSLTCYSRAYVSACVHTLSRRLSKTKNWVVALKTLMLIHRLVSEGDSAYEQEIYIATRRGCRLLNLSDFRDTASSSGSWDFSSFVRTYGLYLDERLEYRMQSRRRRSQASIPSVEGEAKDGPPEVKEEDLSSVTAEKDTKKKLERVFNRAERLQLVLERFLACRPTGEAKCNRMVIIALYPLVKESFQIYFDLAKIVCFFVEQFMELDVPVCTRVHELFTRIGKQFEDLDVYYEWCKSMGIARSGDYPEIEKITHQKLEIMEEFIREKSNLVIYKRAMSKRQESMKQAPTKEEDGEKGDEEDPNEMKALPPPEGLDVEKAEEEGENEDKQLVECKKEDEDQKEADLLNLFDDETMARSEEQVNKLALALFDGWSTEVPTNATTSGSAWTAFEEDSGGDWETALVESASHLSNQQATFGGGFDMLVLDGMYQQSIMAPLSHATDEGSASSVALRPVDPKQPVMLALPSSSTPNEGSTTMGSPWVDPFAASTSVAPPSYVQMSEMEKKQKLLVEEQLMWQQYGANGMQGHINGITNTKQPGYYATGSYT; the protein is encoded by the exons ATGGGTGGACAAAGCAAAATTGTGAAAGCTCTAGGGGCAGTGAAGGACCAAACAAGCATAAGCCTAGCCAAGGTCAGCAATGATGACGCAGTTTTAGCAGATATTGATGTTGCAATTGTCAAAGCAACAAGACATGAAGAATGCCCGGCTGATGAAAGACATGTCCGAGAGATATTAAGCTTAACTTGCTACTCTCGTGCATATGTTAGCGCATGTGTCCACACTCTATCAAGGAGACTCAGCAAAACTAAGAATTGGGTCGTGGCGCTCAAAACCCTAATGTTGATCCATCGACTTGTTTCGGAAGGTGATTCAGCATATGAGCAGGAAATCTATATCGCGACTAGGCGAGGATGCCGGTTACTTAATTTGTCTGACTTTCGCGATACCGCTTCATCCTCTGGATCTTGGgacttttcatcatttgtacgtACGTATGGGTTGTATTTGGATGAACGTTTAGAGTATCGGATGCAGAGTAGACGAAGACGTAGTCAAGCTAGTATTCCTAGTGTTGAAGGAGAAGCGAAAGATGGTCCCCCGGAggttaaagaagaagatttgtcAAGCGTAACTGCGGAAAAGGATACTAAGAAGAAGCTGGAACGTGTATTTAATAGAGCTGAACGCCTTCAACTTGTCCTTGAGCGGTTCCTTGCATGTCGTCCGACGG GCGAGGCGAAATGTAACCGAATGGTGATTATCGCATTATATCCTCTGGTGAAAGAGAGTTTCCAGATATACTTCGACTTGGCAAAAATAGTCTGCTTCTTTGTTGAACAGTTCATGGAACTAGACGTCCCTGTATGCACAAGAGTGCACGAGCTCTTTACTCGCATAGGAAAACAATTCGAAGACCTTGATGTTTATTACGAATGGTGCAAGTCAATGGGGATTGCTCGTTCTGGAGATTACCCAGAAATTGAGAAAATCACACACCAAAAGTTGGAGATCATGGAGGAATTCATTCGAGAAAAATCAAACTTGGTAATTTACAAGAGAGCTATGAGCAAGAGGCAAGAAAGCATGAAGCAGGCGCCTACTAAGGAAGAAGATGGCGAAAAGGGCGACGAAGAAGACCCGAACGAAATGAAAGCATTGCCACCACCAGAAGGTCTTGATGTAGAAAAggctgaagaagaaggtgaaaatgaagataaacaattAGTAGAAtgcaagaaagaagatgaagaccaaAAAGAAGCTGATTTGTTGAATTTATTCGACGATGAAACCATGGCTAGAAGTGAAGAACAAGTAAACAAATTAGCTTTAGCATTATTCGATGGCTGGTCTACAGAAGTGCCTACCAACGCAACAACTAGCGGTTCTGCATGGACAGCATTCGAAGAAGATTCCGGTGGTGACTGGGAAACAGCTCTGGTTGAATCGGCAAGCCACTTATCTAACCAACAAGCTACTTTTGGAGGTGGTTTTGATATGTTAGTTCTTGATGGCATGTATCAACAATCAATAATGGCACCATTAAGTCACGCAACAGATGAAGGAAGTGCGAGCAGTGTTGCATTACGGCCAGTAGACCCGAAACAGCCAGTGATGTTAGCATTACCATCTTCTTCTACGCCTAACGAAGGTTCAACTACAATGGGGAGTCCATGGGTAGATCCATTTGCAGCGTCAACATCGGTTGCACCACCTTCTTATGTGCAGATGTCAGAGATGGAAAAGAAACAGAAACTCTTGGTGGAGGAACAATTAATGTGGCAACAATATGGTGCGAATGGGATGCAAGGCCATATTAATGGAATTACAAACACAAAACAACCTGGTTACTATGCCACCGGAAGTTACACATAG
- the LOC113284425 gene encoding phosphatidylinositol 4-kinase beta 1-like: MVRLLGLNRGNSENNSPREIVRPNLLSESGESGWLIRFFDSAFFCEWIAVSYLYKHEHPGVRDYLCNRMYTLPLSGIESYLFQVCYMLVHKPSPSLDKFVIDICSKSLKIALKVQWFLMAELEDSDDNEGISRIQEKCQIAATLMGEWPPLVRPNAPSSPISKNQVLNKLLSTPRFLSLSPPTQRSLSFSPSSESNSLQEEGSKSPEDNKIFKKFIPGAKVRDALLFRKSVEKDDDDTEKDGFFKRLLRDSKDVDESEKDGFFKRLLRDSKDVDESEKDGFFKRLLRDSKEEDEELMSSSEGFFKRLFRDNKNESEDKVVGPKSGEEEEKDEELISSSEGFFKRIFRDSKNDSEDKVGPKSSEDDEKDGFFRKFFKEKFDDKKDGKDKGHDEDRRSSNVEEEEPSDFPLFRKLFRVHPEDAKSAVPSENGNSDAPIESSPGTENFFKKLFRDRDRSVEDSELFGSKKNKEKRPGSPKQKNDNIHAKPPLPITSQIRKGAYHDSLEFVQALCDTSYGLVDIFPVEDRKSALHESLVDINAQVATAQNNGGVCFPMGKGMYRVVHIPEDEAVLLNSREKAPYLICVEVLKSDTTSTTKDTSNAQKLSRGGIPLANGDAQLPKPPPWAYPLWSPQDVNSNGTDGMLRSASQAIDHAMAHLWETKVKFVNVSLTVEKPLVSLSKDSALAETECRINGSMHPSVSTGAAVDKCECAKDSSSMLRIQDNHDLEWVRVVLTADPGVNMEDIEVQQPPRRKEHRRVPSTIAIEEVKAAAAKGEAPLGLPLKGAGQGSSEARSKDSNGGVPKASDALSGELWEAKKERIRKASVFGKIPGWELRSVIVKSGDDCRQEHLAVQLVSHFYDIFQEAGLPLWLRPYEVLVTSSYTALIETIPDTASIHSIKSRFPSITSLREFFIAKYEENSPSFKLAQRNFVESMAGYSIMCYLLQVKDRHNGNLLMDEEGHIIHIDFGFMLSNSPGGVNFESAPFKLTRELLEVMDSDAEGIPSEFFDYFKVLCIQGFLTCRKHAERIILLVEMMQDSGYPCFKGGPRTIQNLRKRFHLSLTEEQCVSLVLSLISSSLDAWRTRQYDYYQRVLNGIL; the protein is encoded by the exons ATGGTGAGACTATTAGGGTTAAATCGTGGGAACTCTGAGAATAATTCACCACGTGAGATTGTTCGTCCTAATCTTCTTAGTGAGAGTGGAGAGAGTGGTTGGTTGATTCGTTTTTTTGATTCTGCGTTTTTCTGTGAGTGGATCGCAGTTAGTTATTTATACAAACATGAACACCCAGGTGTGCGAGACTATCTATGTAATAGAATGTATACGTTGCCACTCTCGGGGATTGAGAGTTATTTGTTTCAAGTATGTTACATGTTGGTACACAAGCCGAGTCCGTCGTTGGATAAATTTGTGATTGATATCTGTTCAAAGTCGTTGAAGATTGCGTTGAAGGTGCAATGGTTTTTGATGGCGGAACTTGAGGATTCGGATGATAATGAGGGGATTAGTAGGATACAGGAGAAGTGTCAGATAGCTGCAACTTTGATGGGAGAGTGGCCGCCTCTTGTTCGGCCAAATGCACCATCTAGTCCTATTAGTAAAAACCAAGTCCTGAATAAGCTACTGTCGACGCCACGTTTTTTGTCACTGTCACCGCCAACGCAAAGGTCATTATCCTTTTCGCCATCTTCAGAGAGTAATTCTTTGCAGGAAGAAGGTAGTAAATCTCCTGAAGATAACAAGATTTTCAAGAAGTTTATTCCTGGGGCAAAAGTCAGAGACGCATTGCTTTTCCGCAAATCGGTGGAGAAGGACGACGATGACACAGAGAAGGATGGTTTCTTCAAGAGGCTTCTTAGAGATAGTAAGGATGTAGATGAATCGGAGAAGGATGGCTTCTTTAAGAGGCTTTTGAGAGACAGTAAGGATGTAGATGAATCTGAGAAGGATGGGTTCTTTAAGAGACTTCTCAGAGACAGTAAAGAAGAGGATGAGGAGCTTATGTCGAGCTCAGAAGGGTTTTTTAAGCGGTTGTTCCGTGATAACAAGAATGAATCTGAAGACAAAGTAGTTGGTCCTAAGTCGGGCGAAGAAGAGGAAAAGGATGAGGAGCTTATATCTAGCTCTGAAGGGTTTTTTAAACGGATATTCCGCGACAGCAAAAATGATTCCGAAGACAAAGTAGGACCAAAGTCatcagaagatgatgaaaaagatgGGTTCTTCCGTAAATTTTTTAAGGAGAAATTTGATGACAAGAAGGACGGTAAGGATAAAGGCCACGATGAAGATAGAAGAAGCTCAAATGTTGAAGAGGAAGAGCCTTCAGACTTTCCGTTATTTCGCAAATTGTTTCGTGTGCATCCTGAAGATGCCAAATCTGCTGTTCCGAGTGAAAATGGTAATTCTGATGCTCCAATTGAAAGCAGTCCTGGTACCGAGAACTTCTTCAAAAAACTGTTCAGAGATCGAGATCGCTCTGTTGAAGATTCGGAGTTGTTTGGTTCAAAGAAGAATAAAGAG AAGCGTCCAGGGTCACCAAAGCAAAAGAATGACAATATACATGCAAAACCTCCCTTGCCGATTACGTCTCAGATACGCAAAGGAGCTTATCACGATTCATTGGAATTTGTTCAAGCACTGTGTGATACATCTTATGGCCTGGTGGATATATTTCCAGTAGAAGATCGCAAAAGTGCTCTACACGAG TCACTCGTGGACATCAATGCTCAAGTAGCCACTGCCCAGAACAATGGAG GGGTGTGCTTTCCAATGGGAAAGGGGATGTATAGGGTGGTTCATATACCTGAGGATGAAGCTGTTCTTTTGAATTCTAGGGAAAAGGCACCTTACTTGATATGTGTTGAAGTTCTAAAAAGTGATACAACAAG CACTACTAAAGATACATCCAATGCTCAAAAACTATCGCGTGGAGGGATTCCTTTGGCCAACGGAGATGCACAGCTGCCGAAGCCTCCTCCATGGGCATATCCTTTGTGGAGTCCACAGGATGTAAACAGCAATGGTACAGATGGAATGTTGAGATCTGCTTCTCAAGCCATTGATCATGCAATGGCTCATTTATGGGAGACCAAAGTGAAATTTGTTAATGTAAGTCTCACTGTAGAAAAGCCATTGGTTAGCCTGTCAAAAGACAGTGCATTAGCTGAGACAGAATGCAGAATCAACGGCAGTATGCATCCGTCGGTTTCCACCGGAGCCGCAGTTGATAAATGTGAATGTGCAAAGGATTCCAGTTCGATGTTAAGAATACAAGATAATCATGATTTGGAATGGGTAAGAGTTGTGTTGACAGCTGATCCTGGAGTCaacatggaggatatcgaggttCAACAGCCACCCCGCCGCAAGGAGCACCGCCGTGTTCCTAGCACAATTGCTATAGAGGAAGTAAAG GCTGCTGCAGCTAAGGGAGAGGCACCTCTTGGACTGCCGCTAAAAGGGGCTGGTCAAGGTTCATCTGAGGCGCGATCTAAG GATTCAAATGGTGGTGTTCCTAAGGCAAGTGATGCCTTATCTGGTGAACTTTGGGAAGCTAAGAAAGAACGAATTCGGAAAGCTTCAGTCTTTGGAAAAATACCTGGTTGGGAATTGCGTTCT GTCATTGTGAAGAGCGGGGATGACTGTAGGCAAGAGCATCTTGCTGTGCAACTCGTGTCTCACTTCTATG ATATATTTCAAGAAGCTGGTCTTCCATTGTGGCTTCGCCCATATGAAGTCCTAGTTACTTCTTCTTATACAGCTCTCATTGAGACAATTCCAGATACG GCCTCAATACACTCTATAAAAAGTAGGTTTCCCAGCATCACAAGCTTGCGTGAGTTTTTCATTGCTAAATATGAAGAAAATTCTCCATCTTTTAAGCTTGCCCAG AGGAATTTTGTCGAGAGCATGGCTGGGTATTCAATAATGTGTTACCTTCTACAG GTCAAAGATAGACACAATGGAAACCTCCTGATGGATGAAGAAGGACATATCATACATATTGATTTTGGATTTATGCTATCAAATTCACCGGGGGGAGTAAATTTCGAGAGCGCACCTTTTAAACTAACTCGTGAACTCCTAGAG GTCATGGATTCTGATGCTGAAGGAATACCGAGCGAGTTCTTCGACTATTTTAAA GTTTTGTGCATACAAGGTTTTTTGACATGCCGTAAGCATGCAGAAAGGATCATACTTCTGGTTGAAATGATGCAG GATTCTGGTTACCCATGCTTTAAGGGTGGTCCGCGGACAATACAAAATCTACGGAAGCGCTTCCATCTAAGTTTGACGGAAGAG CAATGTGTCTCGTTGGTTCTGTCTCTGATTAGTAGCAGCTTAGACGCATGGCGGACGAGACAGTATGATTATTACCAGCGGGTTTTAAATGGGATATTATGA